One Candidatus Campbellbacteria bacterium genomic region harbors:
- a CDS encoding TraM recognition domain-containing protein, with translation METFSLTPEKKFTTPDEEVTFLRERLKQLETNVNAGTHELTHETPEKEVIHTYAQHEPQNILAKGHEMLQPEVDAIVLDLAPEEHDSVIAELLSVMQKKGIRNALSIVEKMNNPHVEDDFHRFLAEYLKEGHVARGIKEGEPLWKALHMTLLEVLLPFTSKEAQEHQKPLKELLSSMEQLYAGALSVASEKGSKKKYFSLELAVEAHLEHVTLYMSVPSEKKDTFEKQILSIFPQARVMECKNDYNIFVPEGKTAGSIAAYARSCAYPLKTYEHFDQDPLTILLSAFAKLLRVGEGAALQVLVRPAETNYTEKLRKALEKLSKGTPTKKALDLSSSFIDDVGKEMKEVKKMFFPEKKKEDEDTKPKIIDEVAIEQVKQKMAHTIVEANIRLLASSTTQVRSDAILSEMEATFNQLEDPRGNALKFTRYTKVKLAKLVKDFAFRLFSSDALLPMNLQELATFAHVPAVGSDSSRELKRVKAGGSPAPVDLPIEGLLLGENIYGNTKTPVYMTEEDRLRHFYCIGQTGVGKTTLLKNMIIQDIKNGEGVCMVDPHGSDLMEVLANIPPERVDDVIYFDPAYTARPMGLNMLEYDVTRPEQKTFVVNELFSIFQKLYEGSPESMGPMFEQYFRNATMLVIEDPETGNTLFDVSRVMSEKAFRDLKLSRCKNPVVVQFWREVAEKAGGEASLANMVPYITSKFDVFLANDIMRPIVMQKHSAFNFRDIMDNRKILLVNLSKGRLGDINANLIGMIIVGKILMAALSRVDAVSAGQKLPNFYLYIDEFQNISTDSIATILSEARKYKLGLIIFHQFIKQLSEKIKDAVFGNVGTICAYRVGSEDAEFLEKQFAPVFTAYDLMNVDNFNGFLKMLVRNKTERPFSLHAYNSPKGDRATLEKMKELSYLKYGRPREELEAEINSKYKI, from the coding sequence ATGGAAACCTTCTCATTGACGCCTGAAAAAAAGTTCACCACACCCGATGAAGAGGTTACTTTTTTGCGTGAGCGTTTAAAGCAACTTGAGACAAACGTGAATGCGGGAACACATGAACTAACGCATGAAACTCCTGAAAAAGAGGTAATACACACATATGCACAGCATGAACCGCAAAACATTCTCGCCAAAGGTCATGAAATGCTCCAACCGGAAGTTGATGCGATTGTGTTAGACCTTGCCCCAGAGGAACATGACTCGGTCATTGCGGAGCTTCTCTCGGTGATGCAAAAAAAAGGAATACGCAACGCACTTTCCATTGTCGAAAAAATGAACAACCCTCACGTGGAAGATGATTTTCACAGGTTTCTAGCTGAATATTTGAAAGAAGGACATGTTGCAAGGGGAATCAAAGAAGGCGAACCGTTGTGGAAGGCTCTCCACATGACACTTCTTGAAGTATTACTGCCATTTACCTCAAAAGAGGCACAAGAACACCAGAAACCACTCAAAGAACTCCTCTCATCGATGGAGCAATTGTATGCTGGTGCGTTGTCGGTTGCGTCTGAAAAAGGATCAAAGAAAAAATATTTTTCTCTCGAGCTTGCCGTTGAGGCGCACCTTGAACATGTAACGCTCTACATGTCGGTACCATCTGAAAAGAAGGACACTTTTGAAAAACAAATACTTTCTATTTTTCCACAAGCACGCGTGATGGAGTGCAAGAATGACTACAATATTTTTGTTCCCGAAGGAAAAACAGCTGGCTCGATTGCTGCATACGCACGATCATGTGCGTATCCGCTGAAAACGTATGAGCATTTTGATCAAGATCCACTCACCATTCTTCTTTCTGCGTTTGCAAAATTGTTGCGTGTGGGAGAAGGGGCCGCACTCCAAGTGCTTGTTCGTCCGGCTGAAACTAACTATACAGAAAAACTAAGAAAGGCGTTAGAAAAACTTTCAAAAGGAACCCCTACAAAAAAAGCTCTCGATCTCTCATCGTCATTTATTGATGATGTCGGTAAGGAAATGAAAGAGGTGAAGAAAATGTTTTTTCCTGAGAAAAAGAAAGAAGACGAAGATACAAAGCCAAAAATTATTGATGAAGTTGCTATTGAGCAGGTCAAGCAAAAAATGGCACACACAATTGTTGAGGCTAACATTCGACTTCTTGCTTCATCAACAACACAGGTGCGTTCAGACGCGATTCTTTCTGAAATGGAGGCGACGTTTAATCAACTTGAGGACCCACGTGGTAACGCTTTGAAATTTACGCGTTACACAAAGGTAAAACTTGCGAAACTTGTAAAGGATTTTGCGTTTCGGTTGTTTTCTTCCGATGCCCTACTTCCTATGAATCTCCAGGAACTTGCAACGTTTGCGCATGTACCGGCGGTGGGAAGTGACTCGTCTCGTGAATTGAAGCGCGTGAAGGCGGGGGGTTCTCCAGCGCCAGTTGATTTACCAATAGAAGGTTTGTTGCTTGGTGAAAATATATACGGAAATACCAAGACGCCTGTTTATATGACGGAGGAAGATCGACTACGTCATTTCTACTGTATCGGACAGACTGGAGTGGGAAAGACAACGCTCCTCAAAAACATGATTATTCAGGACATCAAAAATGGGGAGGGGGTGTGCATGGTTGACCCGCATGGTTCTGATCTCATGGAAGTGCTTGCAAATATTCCACCAGAACGTGTTGATGATGTCATTTACTTTGATCCAGCATATACGGCGCGACCGATGGGGCTCAATATGCTTGAGTATGATGTAACGCGCCCGGAGCAGAAGACATTTGTAGTGAATGAACTCTTTTCTATTTTTCAAAAATTGTACGAAGGTTCTCCAGAGAGTATGGGGCCAATGTTTGAGCAGTACTTCCGTAATGCAACAATGCTGGTTATTGAGGATCCAGAGACAGGAAACACGCTTTTTGACGTATCGCGTGTTATGTCAGAAAAAGCATTTCGTGATCTAAAGCTCTCGAGATGTAAAAATCCTGTGGTGGTGCAGTTTTGGCGGGAGGTTGCTGAAAAAGCTGGTGGGGAAGCATCTCTGGCAAACATGGTGCCCTACATCACGAGTAAATTCGATGTATTTCTTGCCAATGACATCATGCGTCCGATTGTGATGCAAAAACACTCCGCATTTAACTTTAGGGATATCATGGATAATCGTAAAATTCTTTTGGTGAACCTTTCCAAAGGGCGTCTCGGTGATATCAACGCAAATCTCATTGGTATGATTATTGTCGGCAAGATTCTTATGGCCGCTCTCTCCCGTGTGGACGCGGTGAGCGCTGGTCAAAAACTTCCGAATTTTTATCTGTATATTGATGAATTCCAAAATATAAGTACGGACTCTATTGCCACAATTCTTTCGGAGGCACGTAAATATAAACTAGGGCTGATTATTTTTCACCAATTTATCAAACAGTTGAGTGAAAAAATAAAAGACGCCGTGTTTGGTAACGTGGGAACGATATGTGCGTACCGTGTTGGCTCTGAAGATGCTGAATTTTTGGAAAAACAATTTGCGCCCGTCTTTACTGCATACGATTTGATGAATGTAGACAACTTCAATGGATTTTTAAAGATGTTGGTGCGCAATAAAACAGAACGCCCATTTTCACTCCATGCGTATAATTCTCCAAAAGGTGACAGGGCCACATTGGAAAAAATGAAAGAGCTTTCGTATTTGAAGTACGGTCGTCCTCGCGAAGAACTTGAAGCTGAAATTAATTCGAAGTACAAAATCTGA
- the cyaB gene encoding class IV adenylate cyclase: MKREVEILAEVFDTKKAALRKLKGLTFQGNKKTLDVYFFDPKRKDLQPDKRGQLKQCLRVRSKDGKASVAYKVDHFDTKGVWLYSDEYETAVENFLKTEEIFKKLGLKELVRIENTKSTFVNDIYEVVLEDVKGLGLFMEVERHNVGARENIVKVKKEIVDWIQKMGIRVSAELTMGKPELMLRKKKEK; this comes from the coding sequence ATGAAAAGAGAGGTTGAAATATTGGCGGAGGTATTTGATACGAAGAAAGCGGCTCTACGCAAGCTCAAAGGTTTGACGTTTCAGGGCAATAAAAAGACCCTAGACGTGTATTTTTTTGACCCTAAGAGAAAAGACCTACAACCAGACAAGCGTGGTCAACTAAAGCAGTGTTTGCGGGTTAGAAGTAAGGATGGAAAAGCATCCGTTGCATATAAGGTAGACCATTTTGATACGAAAGGGGTGTGGCTCTATTCAGATGAATATGAGACAGCGGTTGAGAATTTTTTGAAGACAGAAGAGATTTTTAAGAAGTTGGGATTGAAAGAATTGGTGCGGATAGAAAACACCAAGTCAACATTTGTAAATGATATCTATGAAGTTGTTCTTGAAGATGTTAAGGGTTTAGGTCTTTTTATGGAGGTTGAAAGGCACAATGTTGGCGCTCGGGAAAATATTGTAAAGGTGAAAAAAGAGATTGTGGATTGGATACAAAAAATGGGTATACGTGTGAGTGCTGAGCTTACGATGGGTAAACCAGAATTAATGTTACGAAAGAAAAAGGAGAAGTAG
- the rplO gene encoding 50S ribosomal protein L15: MQLNNLKRKTALKKGKRVGRGGKRGKTSGRGTKGQKARAGHRIRPEFRDMIKKLPKRRGYGKHRADSINDSRVKPFPINLSVLEAVFNAGDAVTPQTLVAKKILRAREGNNPIVKILGTGALTKKLLVSGVTVSASAKESIEKAGGSIA; the protein is encoded by the coding sequence ATGCAACTCAATAACCTAAAAAGAAAAACAGCACTAAAGAAAGGAAAGCGTGTTGGCCGTGGTGGCAAACGTGGTAAGACTTCTGGACGTGGAACGAAAGGACAAAAGGCACGTGCAGGACACCGCATTCGTCCAGAATTTCGCGACATGATCAAGAAACTTCCAAAGCGTCGCGGATACGGAAAACACCGCGCTGACAGTATTAACGATAGTCGTGTGAAGCCGTTTCCTATCAATCTTTCTGTTCTCGAGGCGGTATTTAACGCAGGTGATGCAGTTACCCCACAAACGCTCGTTGCAAAGAAAATACTTCGCGCACGCGAAGGCAACAATCCAATTGTGAAGATTCTCGGTACAGGAGCACTCACGAAGAAACTTTTAGTTTCAGGTGTGACCGTTTCAGCTAGCGCAAAAGAAAGTATCGAAAAAGCAGGTGGTTCGATTGCGTAA
- a CDS encoding GNAT family N-acetyltransferase, whose translation MSSKEIIGRRLILRPIREGDLQLLYEWRNEIHFRNRCSNRKYKVTFQEFISEIRADFSKDRHEQWIILRKPSRGPVGTVYTYNFDKDGKHSFLSLYAVPRLWGSGLGVECLALLAEYLFGEFELYKLYMDVYEYNARVVSALTKAGLSVEGRFRGHRLLRGKRYDVVRFALYPDVLFKHEKLIRSFQVHNAERR comes from the coding sequence GTGTCTTCCAAAGAGATTATTGGAAGAAGGTTAATTCTCCGTCCAATACGAGAGGGTGATCTCCAACTTCTCTACGAGTGGCGTAATGAGATACATTTCCGAAACCGATGCTCAAACCGGAAGTATAAAGTTACTTTCCAGGAGTTTATCTCTGAAATTCGTGCTGATTTTTCAAAAGATCGACACGAACAGTGGATAATCTTGAGGAAGCCATCACGGGGTCCGGTTGGAACAGTTTACACCTACAACTTTGACAAAGACGGAAAACACAGCTTTCTAAGTCTGTATGCCGTTCCGCGTCTCTGGGGTTCGGGTCTCGGGGTTGAGTGTCTGGCTCTTCTCGCGGAGTATCTGTTCGGCGAGTTTGAGCTGTACAAGTTATATATGGACGTATATGAGTACAACGCTCGAGTTGTTTCAGCACTAACAAAAGCGGGACTTTCCGTTGAGGGAAGATTCAGGGGTCATAGACTTTTAAGAGGAAAGCGCTACGATGTTGTTAGGTTTGCTCTATACCCAGACGTGTTGTTCAAACACGAAAAGCTCATAAGGTCTTTTCAGGTACACAACGCGGAAAGGAGGTGA
- a CDS encoding nucleoside monophosphate kinase → MQYNTIVILGKPGSGKGTQAKLLSDNVGFPVFSASGQLKALAASHPDLGEEILNDMDHGILVPHWIISYLWISAVVDLGHDKGIIFDGAVRKMEEATLFNEVMQYLKRPYVVVYLTIPDEELRTRIKERARVEDRADDDETIITKRLEEYQNNTQGSLDFFKRQGTLLEVEGMGTVEEVHERIIKALSNQ, encoded by the coding sequence ATGCAATACAACACCATCGTCATTCTTGGAAAGCCTGGTTCTGGAAAAGGTACGCAGGCAAAACTTTTATCAGACAACGTCGGATTTCCTGTGTTTTCGGCATCAGGACAACTTAAGGCTCTCGCGGCGTCACATCCAGATCTCGGTGAAGAAATTCTTAACGATATGGATCACGGTATTCTTGTGCCTCATTGGATTATTTCATATTTGTGGATTTCGGCAGTCGTTGATTTAGGGCACGACAAGGGAATTATTTTTGATGGGGCGGTTCGTAAGATGGAAGAGGCAACACTTTTTAATGAGGTAATGCAGTATTTGAAACGTCCATATGTGGTTGTCTATCTCACTATTCCTGACGAAGAATTGCGCACTCGTATTAAAGAGCGTGCGCGTGTTGAAGATCGAGCCGACGACGATGAGACCATCATCACCAAGCGTTTAGAAGAATACCAAAATAATACACAAGGTTCACTCGATTTTTTCAAACGACAGGGAACACTTCTCGAAGTTGAGGGTATGGGAACCGTTGAAGAAGTGCACGAGCGAATTATCAAAGCACTTTCCAATCAATAA
- a CDS encoding MBL fold metallo-hydrolase, translating to MSDTMNTHTEKGHVTLGFYGGVGTVTGANFLLSTPEGNVIVDCGMFQGMRMCNPNNANMFGYDLSTLDALIVTHAHIDHIGRIPKLVKDGFRGPIYSTIETRELAEVMLPDAAGLIVKEAILCGEEPSYTAEDVAPVFLQWKTVPYYTPFTIADMTFEFKNAGHILGSALVQCIHPSVGKIIFTGDLGNSPSLIMKDTDVIEDANILVMESVYGDRVHEEVPDRLAQLEDVIENTIKNKGTLLIPTFSIERTQNILYEVNMLIEEARIPHIDVYLDSPLATAVTEVYKRHPDNFNEKTQQAIAAGDDVFAFKGLRVVSSTQESKAIYETPGPKIIIAGSGMSHGGRIIGHEKHYLSDPLCTLLIVGYQTPGSLGRQLADGAKKVTIGKEEIDIHATVRSVSGYSGHRDMNGLIRFVNATSLTLRKVFVTMGEPKTSQFFAQRLRDYLGVNAVYPNLHDVVDISK from the coding sequence ATGTCAGACACTATGAATACACACACAGAGAAGGGGCATGTAACACTTGGATTTTATGGTGGCGTTGGTACCGTAACTGGTGCGAATTTCCTTTTAAGTACTCCGGAAGGAAACGTTATTGTTGATTGTGGTATGTTTCAGGGTATGCGTATGTGCAATCCAAATAATGCAAATATGTTTGGATATGATCTCTCGACACTCGATGCCCTCATTGTGACACACGCACATATTGATCATATTGGACGTATTCCAAAATTAGTGAAGGATGGATTCCGTGGCCCTATTTACTCAACTATCGAAACACGGGAGCTTGCCGAAGTAATGCTTCCTGACGCTGCTGGTCTCATTGTGAAAGAGGCGATTTTGTGCGGAGAAGAACCTTCATATACTGCCGAAGATGTTGCGCCAGTGTTTCTTCAGTGGAAAACGGTTCCGTACTATACGCCGTTTACCATTGCTGATATGACGTTTGAATTTAAAAATGCAGGCCACATTCTTGGTTCGGCGCTTGTGCAATGTATCCACCCGTCCGTTGGAAAGATTATATTTACAGGTGATTTGGGTAACTCGCCGTCGCTCATTATGAAAGACACGGATGTTATTGAGGATGCAAATATTTTAGTAATGGAGAGCGTGTATGGGGATCGTGTGCACGAAGAGGTGCCTGACCGTCTCGCACAATTAGAAGACGTTATTGAAAACACCATTAAAAACAAAGGTACACTTCTTATTCCAACATTTTCGATTGAACGCACACAAAATATTCTGTATGAAGTAAATATGCTCATTGAAGAAGCACGTATTCCACACATTGATGTGTATCTTGATTCGCCACTGGCGACAGCGGTAACTGAAGTGTACAAACGTCATCCAGATAACTTTAACGAAAAAACACAACAAGCGATTGCGGCGGGGGATGATGTGTTTGCGTTCAAAGGATTGAGGGTGGTGAGCTCTACACAAGAGTCAAAGGCGATTTATGAAACTCCGGGGCCAAAAATTATTATTGCTGGTTCAGGTATGTCACACGGAGGACGCATTATCGGGCACGAAAAGCATTACCTCTCAGATCCGTTGTGTACGTTGTTGATTGTTGGATATCAAACGCCGGGAAGTTTGGGGCGACAGCTCGCCGATGGTGCAAAGAAAGTTACGATCGGAAAAGAAGAAATTGATATTCACGCCACGGTGCGCTCAGTATCAGGGTATTCAGGTCACCGTGATATGAATGGCCTCATCCGTTTTGTGAATGCGACAAGTTTAACCCTACGAAAAGTGTTTGTAACAATGGGCGAGCCAAAGACATCTCAATTTTTTGCACAACGACTTCGTGACTACCTTGGTGTGAATGCTGTCTATCCAAATCTCCATGATGTGGTGGATATCTCAAAGTAG
- a CDS encoding nucleoside-diphosphate kinase (catalyzes the formation of nucleoside triphosphate from ATP and nucleoside diphosphate), with protein MQRNPKEERTFVMIKPDGVRKGLIGEIIHRFEQRDMKIVALEMFQPTLKQIDNHYPKSKAWITRLGEKTSATYEKYGYSLKKDFGTNDKFQIGKMVRGWLIKYMVSAPLVKMVVQGIHSVDLVRKIVGPTLPYMAEMGTIRGDFSADSPALANAEKRAVMNLVHASETPEEALHEIEHWFGKTPVYAYKRFGIDEG; from the coding sequence ATGCAACGAAACCCAAAAGAAGAGAGGACATTTGTGATGATTAAACCCGATGGTGTTCGGAAGGGTCTTATTGGTGAAATTATTCACCGTTTTGAACAGCGCGACATGAAAATCGTTGCTCTTGAGATGTTTCAGCCAACACTGAAACAGATTGATAATCATTATCCAAAGAGCAAAGCATGGATTACGCGTCTTGGTGAAAAGACGTCGGCTACGTATGAGAAGTATGGATACTCCTTAAAGAAAGATTTTGGTACTAACGACAAGTTTCAAATAGGAAAAATGGTTCGTGGATGGCTTATTAAGTACATGGTTTCAGCACCATTGGTTAAAATGGTGGTGCAGGGCATTCATTCTGTTGATTTGGTTCGTAAAATTGTTGGTCCAACATTGCCATACATGGCTGAAATGGGAACTATTCGAGGAGATTTTTCAGCTGATTCTCCAGCGCTTGCTAATGCGGAGAAGCGTGCCGTTATGAATCTTGTGCACGCATCAGAGACACCTGAAGAAGCACTACACGAAATAGAGCACTGGTTTGGAAAGACTCCTGTCTATGCATACAAGCGATTTGGAATTGATGAAGGATAA
- the map gene encoding type I methionyl aminopeptidase — protein sequence MSLIKTPEDLELIRIAGKRLARILDVVGKATVPGVSTQELDEMTEDLIRAGGDIPAFLNYKPAGAPRAFPATLCVSINNEAVHGIPREDRILKEGDIVSLDTGLIHKGRVADMCITVGVGAIDDTAQRLIEVTKKALFLGIDVARAGAYINAIGNVIEPYILSEGFEVVADLGGHGTGLAVHEDPHIFHIAQKNKGVQLLPGMVITIEPTVAEGEGEVDIADDEWTYKTVDGSRCAQWEHTIVITDGAPEILTAL from the coding sequence ATGTCTCTCATTAAAACACCTGAAGATCTAGAGCTTATACGAATCGCAGGAAAACGCCTTGCTCGTATTTTGGATGTGGTCGGCAAAGCGACAGTGCCTGGCGTTTCAACACAAGAGCTTGATGAAATGACAGAAGATCTTATTCGTGCAGGAGGGGACATTCCCGCATTTCTCAACTACAAACCCGCTGGCGCTCCACGTGCATTTCCCGCAACGCTGTGTGTTTCAATAAATAATGAAGCGGTGCACGGTATTCCGCGAGAGGATCGCATTTTGAAAGAGGGAGATATTGTGAGTTTGGATACAGGACTTATCCACAAAGGGCGTGTCGCTGATATGTGTATCACCGTTGGTGTTGGTGCTATCGATGACACGGCACAACGTTTGATTGAGGTTACAAAAAAAGCTCTTTTTTTGGGTATTGATGTGGCGCGTGCTGGTGCGTACATCAATGCAATTGGAAACGTTATTGAACCGTACATTCTTTCAGAAGGATTTGAAGTGGTCGCTGACCTTGGTGGGCATGGTACAGGACTTGCGGTGCACGAAGATCCACATATTTTCCATATTGCGCAAAAAAACAAAGGCGTACAATTGTTGCCTGGCATGGTGATTACCATCGAACCAACGGTTGCTGAAGGGGAAGGTGAGGTAGATATTGCGGATGATGAGTGGACATACAAAACAGTCGACGGGTCTCGTTGCGCACAGTGGGAGCACACTATTGTGATTACCGATGGTGCACCAGAAATTTTGACGGCACTATAG
- a CDS encoding S-adenosylmethionine decarboxylase, translating into METINFGEHLTIDGYDGNPDKLNDKELVLSCLHELPKLLGMGILSEPQIFFAKGDDQKDPGGWSGFVVIIESHISIHTFPKRKFLSADVYTCKNGLDVDFILDFFKKKFELQEIEKNFIKRGTRYPLHDIV; encoded by the coding sequence ATGGAAACAATCAACTTTGGTGAGCATCTAACAATTGATGGATACGACGGTAACCCGGACAAACTCAACGACAAAGAGCTCGTGTTGTCATGTTTACACGAACTTCCAAAATTGCTAGGCATGGGTATTCTTTCAGAACCACAAATATTTTTTGCTAAAGGAGATGACCAGAAAGACCCAGGTGGATGGAGCGGATTTGTGGTTATTATCGAAAGCCATATCAGCATTCACACATTTCCAAAGCGAAAATTTTTAAGTGCGGATGTGTACACGTGTAAAAATGGTTTAGATGTTGATTTTATTCTAGATTTTTTTAAGAAGAAATTTGAACTTCAGGAGATAGAAAAAAATTTCATTAAACGTGGGACGCGATACCCTCTGCACGATATAGTGTAG
- a CDS encoding 50S ribosomal protein L11 methyltransferase yields MITEKKNEKYWSMTEGVFNCLIDSKRTLAFGKAIKNTVKPGDVVVDTGAGSGVLAMLAADAGARIVYAIEVDKKNSDFLQKTFEMNGYDKKIKLIKGDATKVDLPEKVDFIMCEMIATGLIEELQIPAMNNILRFAKKKTKVLLEKYDNYVDLVFNKNFFYGHEFPIVRYEYADLKNLKSKVLTKKYRYSTTNLSRINTNSIVDTSMSIKITHPGLLNAIRISSESMFCDKTKFWDSFAYSYPILLPVDAQNVKQGDVLKLNLKYEMCGGFKTLSYSLVKK; encoded by the coding sequence ATGATTACTGAGAAAAAAAATGAAAAGTATTGGTCAATGACAGAGGGTGTATTTAATTGTCTGATTGATTCTAAAAGAACACTTGCTTTTGGAAAAGCAATAAAAAATACAGTAAAACCAGGTGATGTTGTGGTTGACACCGGAGCTGGTTCGGGTGTTTTAGCAATGCTTGCTGCTGATGCAGGTGCTCGAATTGTGTATGCGATTGAAGTTGATAAAAAAAATAGTGATTTTCTTCAAAAAACCTTTGAAATGAATGGATATGATAAAAAAATTAAACTTATAAAGGGTGATGCGACCAAGGTTGATCTTCCGGAAAAGGTCGATTTTATTATGTGTGAAATGATAGCAACAGGTTTAATTGAAGAGCTTCAAATACCGGCAATGAACAATATTTTGCGTTTTGCTAAGAAAAAAACAAAAGTATTGTTAGAAAAATATGATAATTATGTCGATCTTGTATTCAATAAAAATTTTTTCTACGGACATGAATTTCCAATTGTTCGATATGAATATGCCGATTTAAAAAATTTAAAATCAAAAGTTCTTACGAAAAAATATCGTTATTCAACCACAAATCTTTCAAGGATTAATACGAATTCTATTGTCGATACGAGTATGAGCATTAAAATTACTCACCCAGGTTTGCTCAATGCAATTCGTATAAGTAGCGAAAGTATGTTTTGTGATAAAACAAAATTCTGGGATTCGTTTGCGTATAGTTACCCGATACTCCTTCCTGTAGATGCTCAAAATGTAAAACAGGGAGACGTTTTGAAACTTAATCTAAAATATGAAATGTGTGGAGGATTTAAGACGCTAAGTTATTCTTTGGTAAAAAAATAA
- the secY gene encoding preprotein translocase subunit SecY produces the protein MKNFVQKFSIILGDRQLRTRILFVIGGLALTRVFAAIPIPGVDINALSQFFANNQFFGLLNLFSGGGLSGLSIVMLGVGPYITGSIIMQLLTILSPQLKAMFHEEGEAGRRRIAQYSRLLTIPLAALSSFGFITLLQKNGVIGDLSTLSLITNIVVIIAGSVLLMWIGELISEFGIGNGMSLIIFAGIVSRIPGALQNFAFTFTPEQLPMYLAFFIVALVIIMGVVIVTEAERPIPITYAKQIRGNKVYGGVSTYLPLRVNQAGVMPIIFALSILLFPGMIANFLASVTNPIVQKIVAGVQWFLNNGWTYGIAYFFLVFLFTYFYTAVTFDPDAISKNLQRGGAFIPGVRPGQSTSEYIANILTRLTLLGALFLGVIAILPLIMKGLTGITSIAVGGTGLLIAVSVIIDLVKKIDAQVSLREY, from the coding sequence ATGAAAAACTTTGTACAAAAATTTTCCATCATTCTGGGAGATCGCCAATTGCGAACCCGAATTCTTTTTGTTATCGGCGGACTTGCACTCACGCGTGTGTTTGCAGCGATTCCGATTCCAGGCGTTGATATCAATGCGCTTTCTCAGTTTTTTGCAAACAATCAGTTTTTTGGACTTCTCAACCTTTTTTCAGGAGGAGGTCTTTCAGGTTTGTCTATTGTGATGTTGGGTGTTGGTCCGTACATCACGGGTTCTATCATCATGCAGTTGCTCACCATTCTCTCTCCACAACTCAAGGCAATGTTTCATGAAGAAGGGGAGGCAGGGCGCCGTCGTATTGCACAGTACTCTCGCTTGCTCACTATTCCACTCGCGGCACTCTCGTCGTTTGGATTTATTACACTGTTACAGAAAAATGGTGTTATTGGTGACCTTTCAACACTTTCACTTATCACAAACATCGTTGTGATTATTGCAGGATCGGTACTTCTCATGTGGATTGGAGAGCTCATTTCTGAATTTGGTATCGGCAATGGTATGTCGCTCATCATCTTTGCGGGTATTGTGTCACGCATTCCTGGTGCCCTACAAAATTTTGCATTTACATTTACCCCAGAACAGTTGCCAATGTACCTCGCATTCTTCATTGTCGCACTTGTGATTATTATGGGTGTTGTGATTGTGACCGAAGCAGAACGACCAATTCCTATTACCTACGCAAAACAAATTCGCGGCAATAAAGTGTACGGAGGTGTATCAACATACTTGCCGCTTCGTGTGAATCAAGCAGGTGTGATGCCTATCATTTTTGCACTCTCTATTTTGTTGTTCCCGGGCATGATTGCAAACTTTCTTGCGAGCGTAACAAATCCTATTGTGCAAAAAATAGTTGCAGGTGTGCAGTGGTTTTTGAATAACGGATGGACATACGGTATTGCGTACTTCTTCCTTGTATTTTTGTTCACATACTTCTACACGGCGGTAACGTTTGACCCAGATGCAATTTCAAAGAACCTGCAACGAGGTGGTGCGTTTATTCCAGGTGTACGTCCAGGTCAATCAACGTCTGAGTACATCGCAAACATTCTCACACGATTAACACTTCTCGGCGCGCTCTTCTTAGGCGTGATTGCTATTCTTCCACTCATCATGAAAGGGTTGACGGGTATTACCTCAATTGCCGTTGGTGGTACAGGACTTCTCATCGCCGTGTCAGTTATTATCGATTTGGTGAAGAAAATTGACGCGCAGGTTTCACTCCGCGAATACTAA